A section of the Primulina eburnea isolate SZY01 chromosome 1, ASM2296580v1, whole genome shotgun sequence genome encodes:
- the LOC140826686 gene encoding membrane protein of ER body-like protein, whose protein sequence is MANKAQRLEHDKILKFETEGVGHGKMEVSSQSYKASEEIESADIDLINKETGYDVKTVLRKQNTHDLYCPHCKSCITGRVLLHKIRKRNKIQISVKPTKPEKPPRLTQAPDYEGHLDHIICVEGAQERKEDVRRNSEIEAIKSIVYGGLAELITSLSVLSSAAGGDATTLNILALGMANLIGGFFVICNNLWELRCEQTDQVNSQSDRYQELLGQRQNFKLHAIVCVLSYLIFGSTPIVVYGFSFRQSEESELKLVVVGAVSLVCIIALSIGKAYVCRPPKAYVKTIVNFVILGFMASGISYAAGVLVKRFLERLGLFQSTSVSDMIFNRDSTWASY, encoded by the exons ATGGCAAACAAAGCACAGAGACTGGAGCatgacaaaattttaaaatttgaaactgAAG GTGTTGGGCATGGAAAGATGGAGGTATCGTCTCAGAGTTATAAGGCCTCGGAAGAGATTGAAAGTGCAGATATTGATCTGATAAACAAGGAAACAGGATACGACGTTAAAACAGTGTTACGAAAACAAAACACGCATGATCTATACTGTCCTCATTGCAAATCTTGCATCACAGGAAGGGTTCTTCTTCACAAAATTAGAAAACGCaacaaaattcaaatttcagtTAAGCCTACCAAACCAGAAAAACCACCAAGGTTAACTCAGGCACCTGATTATGAAGGTCATCTTGACCATATTATTTGTGTAGAAGGAGCGCAAGAACGAAAGGAGGATGTTAGAAGAAATTCTGAAATAGAAGCTATTAAAAGCATAGTTTATGGTGGATTGGCGGAGTTGATTACCAGCCTAAGTGTATTGTCATCTGCAGCTGGAGGTGATGCCACCACAT TGAATATTCTAGCTCTCGGAATGGCCAATCTGATAGGAGGATTCTTCGTCATTTGTAACAAT CTTTGGGAACTAAGATGTGAGCAGACAGACCAAGTAAACAGTCAAAGTGATCGATACCAAGAGCTCCTAGGCCAAAGGCAGAACTTCAAACTTCACGCAATAGTTTGTGTTCTATCATATCTCATATTTGGTTCAACGCCTATCGTAGTGTATGGTTTTTCATTCCGGCAAAGTGAAGAAAGTGAACTAAAACTGGTGGTGGTAGGTGCAGTCTCTCTCGTGTGCATTATTGCTCTATCTATTGGAAAGGCCTATGTGTGTAGACCGCCTAAGGCTTACGTAAAAACAATCGTAAATTTTGTTATATTGGGGTTCATGGCCTCAGGAATTTCATATGCTGCTGGTGTGCTGGTGAAGAGATTTTTGGAGAGGCTTGGTCTGTTCCAATCAACTTCAGTTTCTGATATGATTTTTAACCGAGACTCAACATGGGCTTCTTATTGA